One window of the Coraliomargarita parva genome contains the following:
- a CDS encoding class I SAM-dependent methyltransferase encodes MNDYSLLDSGGGRKLERFGKVTLDRPCAQAVWNPAQPKLWKQADAFFTRKNGLEWRGREQLPDSWHAMVNGVKMKLSTTDFGHLGVFPETREMWNWIRETLRAESSKRQSPLNFLNLFAYSGGATLAAAQGGAHCCHVDASKGMVQWARENADLNQLGDHPIRWIVDDCNKFMQREIRRGRRYDAILLDPPSFGRGKSGELYKIEHALIETLELVKAVLSDQPCFVYLTSHTPGFTPIVLKNLLQQLLPKGKLECGEMLLTGAPGVFDVPSGTWSRWMSAAK; translated from the coding sequence ATGAACGACTATTCACTCCTCGATAGCGGCGGTGGCCGGAAACTGGAAAGATTCGGCAAAGTTACGCTGGACCGTCCCTGCGCCCAGGCAGTCTGGAACCCGGCCCAACCCAAGCTCTGGAAACAGGCGGATGCCTTTTTCACCCGCAAGAACGGGCTCGAGTGGCGTGGACGTGAACAGTTGCCGGACAGTTGGCACGCCATGGTGAACGGGGTGAAAATGAAACTTTCCACCACCGATTTCGGGCACCTCGGCGTCTTTCCAGAAACACGCGAAATGTGGAACTGGATCCGTGAAACCCTTCGCGCGGAATCCTCCAAACGCCAATCCCCTCTCAACTTCCTCAACCTTTTTGCCTATTCGGGCGGTGCCACGCTGGCGGCTGCCCAGGGCGGCGCACATTGCTGCCATGTCGACGCCTCCAAGGGAATGGTTCAATGGGCCCGTGAAAATGCCGATCTTAACCAACTCGGCGACCACCCCATCCGATGGATCGTCGACGACTGCAACAAGTTCATGCAGCGTGAAATCCGGCGCGGCCGCCGCTACGACGCCATCCTCCTCGACCCGCCTTCCTTCGGCCGGGGCAAGAGCGGCGAGCTCTACAAAATCGAGCATGCCCTCATCGAGACACTCGAACTGGTCAAAGCCGTCCTCAGCGACCAGCCCTGCTTTGTCTACCTCACCAGCCACACCCCCGGCTTCACTCCCATCGTCCTGAAGAACCTGCTCCAGCAGCTCCTTCCGAAAGGGAAGCTCGAATGCGGCGAAATGCTGCTCACCGGAGCCCCCGGGGTCTTCGATGTTCCCAGCGGTACCTGGTCACGCTGGATGTCCGCAGCGAAATAG